The genomic stretch GACAGTGTATTACCAGCGTGGATCCCAACCGGTGTGCGTTTTAATCGCATCGGAGCTATTAACTAGGTCGGCGCGCGCCGGCCACAACACATCGAGAGAGCATGAATTCTCCAATTAGTAGATTAGAAACTAAGCTCGGGTATCAGTTTAATGATCCCGAGTTTATCGCCCTGGCGCTGACTCACCGCAGCGCCAACGGTAAACACAATGAACGTCTTGAGTTTCTGGGCGATTCAATTTTAAGTTTTGTCATTGCTGACGATCTTTACCATCGTTTCCCGAAAGTAAACGAAGGCGACATGAGCCGTATGCGTGCCACTCTGGTGCGTGGTAATACGCTGGCAGAACTGGGTCGTGAATTCGACTTAGGAGATTACTTAAAATTAGGTCCAGGCGAGTTGAAGAGTGGCGGTTTCCGTCGTGATTCAATTCTGGCCGATGCCGTAGAAGCCATCATAGGCGCGATTTACCTCGATAGTGATATCGAAGTTGTGCGCGGTATTGTGCTGAGCTGGTATCAGTCGCGCCTGGACGCCATCAAACCGGGGGTTTCACAGAAAGACCCGAAAACGCGTCTGCAAGAGTTCCTGCAGGGCAG from Vibrio ostreae encodes the following:
- the rnc gene encoding ribonuclease III; translated protein: MNSPISRLETKLGYQFNDPEFIALALTHRSANGKHNERLEFLGDSILSFVIADDLYHRFPKVNEGDMSRMRATLVRGNTLAELGREFDLGDYLKLGPGELKSGGFRRDSILADAVEAIIGAIYLDSDIEVVRGIVLSWYQSRLDAIKPGVSQKDPKTRLQEFLQGRRKPLPVYTVTNIKGEAHNQEFTVACDVAGIGQPVIGKGTSRRKAEQAAAETALEQLSNG